The sequence below is a genomic window from Acetivibrio clariflavus DSM 19732.
TACGGGAACCTGTAATAAGAACTATGTTCAAGTTTACCAGCCAGGTTAGTGAAGAAACGGTTAAACTCACAGGGAGCATATTGATGTTTTTCTCTATTGCTCTGCTCAGCCAATCCATTGTAACAATTTTAAACAGAGCGTTTTATGCAGACAATGATACAAAGACACCCCTTATCATAGGAATAGTCAGTATTATTCTGAATTTAATATTAAGTACTTTATTCATGAAGTATACCAGGCTTGGAGTAAGCGGCATGGCACTCTCTTATTCAACGGTAAGTGCTGTAAATGCTGTTTTGCTTCTGGGAATGTTAAATAGAAAAATGAAGGGTATACACCTGAAAAAACTTGTTAAATTTCTTGTTAAGGTTGTCCCGGCTGCTGTGGCAATGGGGATTGTTCTATATTTCCTTAACCTTGCAGTACCCGGCGACTCAAATTCGAAAATTATTCAAATTGTAAACCTGATGTTTGAAATATCAGTGGGGGTACTGGTATATTTCACCTTTGTTCTGATATTGAAGGTTGAGGAGGCAGAAAACTACAAAAATGCGTTTTTGGCTAAATTAAAAAGAAAGTAGAAGCTGAAAGAGAGAATAGTTTTACAGTGATTGAGATTACTGATAGCATTCCAGGTGTATTGAAGAATACAAAAAATCCTGTTTATGTAAAAAAGATTTTCTAGTGGATGGAAAGGAGAATTTCTTTTTTTGCAGAATATTATACCAAAAATTAAATATGGAAAAATACAAAATATGTTGACTGGCAACAATGAGTAGTGTATAATAAAAACAGAACACATGTTCGATGTCTTTGTTAGGAGGATGAAGAGATGATTGAAAAGAAAAAAGCATTGGAGATGGCCTTGGGTCAGATTGAAAAGCAGTTTGGAAAAGGTGCAGTTATGAGATTGGGTGAAAATACCCATATGAATATAGAGACGATACCTACCGGTGCCATGGGACTTGATATTGCCTTAGGAGTCGGAGGTGTTCCCAGAGGCAGAATTGTGGAAATATTTGGACCTGAGTCTTCAGGTAAGACAACTGTTGCACTGCATATAATAGCAGAGGCTCAAAAAGCCGGAGGAGAGGCAGCGTTTATTGATGCTGAGCATGCATTGGATCCTGTATATGCGAAGAATCTCGGTGTTAACATAGATAATCTGATTGTATCGCAGCCTGATACAGGGGAACAGGCTCTGGAAATTGCAGAAGCTCTGGTCAGAAGTGGAGCCATAGATGTAATTGTAATAGACTCGGTTGCAGCGTTAGTTCCAAAAGCAGAAATAGACGGTGAAATGGGAGATGCCCATGTTGGGCTTCAGGCAAGGCTTATGTCTCAAGCATTAAGAAAGCTTTCGGGGGTTATAAACAAATCAAAAACAACAGCTATATTTATAAACCAGCTTAGGGAAAAAGTCGGTATTATGTTTGGTAATCCGGAAACTACCCCGGGTGGAAGAGCATTAAAATTCTATTCATCGGTGAGACTTGATGTAAGGAAAATTGATTCTATAAAACAAGGTACCGAAATTATTGGCAGCCGAACAAAAGTTAAAGTGGTAAAAAATAAAGTTGCACCACCTTTTAAAGAAGCTGAATTCGATATAATATACGGAAAGGGAATTTCCAAAGAAGGCAGTATCTTAGATGTTGCAGTGAATTTGGATATTGTAAATAAAAGTGGTGCATGGTTTTCATACAATAACCAAAAAATCGGGCAGGGAAGAGAGAATGCAAAGCAGTTCCTTATGGAAAATCCTCAGATATTAAATGAAATTGAGAATAAGATAAGAGAAAATTATAACCAGGCTTTTGTAAAAAGTATAGATGCTCATATTGAAGATGATGAAGATGAAGATTTTGATTTAGATATGGAGAATAAATAAAGTATATCAGTGTAGAGGGGCTTTTAGCCCCTTTATTTGTTTGTTAATAAGTTCGCTGCAGCTCGCCAGGTCTTTTATCATGGCAACAGTTTATAGATCTTGAAGGTAACTGTTTCTAAATAACTTTTTTTAACGATTGTCACCTTTTTTAACTTTACAACTTATCTTTATTATGATATAAAGATTATTAAAACTTTTCATTATTGTTTTCCCGGCATTATGACAATAAATAGCAATTAATAGAAGGAGTTGAAGATAAAATATAGTAATAACGGTTAATAATTGGATTAAAAAAATTAAGTCAAGGGGGTATTGTGATGGAAGTTATAGATATAAAGCCTAAAAAAAGAATACCTAAAATACCTGTTAAAGCTATAGTGGTTGCCGGTTTGATACTGGTATTATTAATTATTGTCAGCAGTTCATCCTATACGGTAAATGATCAACAGCAAGCTGTAGTGCTTACTTTCGGAAAAGTAACCAATGTTGTAGGTGCCGGCATACATTTTAAATTACCTGACCCCATACAATCAGTTATAAAAGTACCTGTGCAAAAAACTCAGAAACTGGAATTAGGGTATAGAAGCCAATCTGACGGTAATTATATTTCGATAGATCAAGAATCTAAAATGATTACTGGAGACTTTAATATAATTAATATTGATTTTTTTATTGAGTGGAAGATTTCCGATCCTCAAAAATATTTATTTTCATCTGCTGACCCAGAAGGGATTTTGAGAAATACGAGTCTAAGTGCAGCTAGGTCTGTTGTTGGTTCCTCAACCATAGATGAGGTTTTAACAAGCGGCAAGGTTGCCATACAAAGCGAAATAAAGGAAAAAATTATGAGCTGTCTTGATGAATATGATATAGGAATTCAGGTGATTGATGTAAAAGTACAGGACTCCGAACCGCCTACAGATGCTGTAAAACAGGCGTTTCAGAATGTTGAAAATGCTAAGCAAAGCAAGGAGACGGCTATAAACGAAGCAAACAAGTACAAAA
It includes:
- the recA gene encoding recombinase RecA produces the protein MIEKKKALEMALGQIEKQFGKGAVMRLGENTHMNIETIPTGAMGLDIALGVGGVPRGRIVEIFGPESSGKTTVALHIIAEAQKAGGEAAFIDAEHALDPVYAKNLGVNIDNLIVSQPDTGEQALEIAEALVRSGAIDVIVIDSVAALVPKAEIDGEMGDAHVGLQARLMSQALRKLSGVINKSKTTAIFINQLREKVGIMFGNPETTPGGRALKFYSSVRLDVRKIDSIKQGTEIIGSRTKVKVVKNKVAPPFKEAEFDIIYGKGISKEGSILDVAVNLDIVNKSGAWFSYNNQKIGQGRENAKQFLMENPQILNEIENKIRENYNQAFVKSIDAHIEDDEDEDFDLDMENK
- the hflK gene encoding FtsH protease activity modulator HflK, translated to MEVIDIKPKKRIPKIPVKAIVVAGLILVLLIIVSSSSYTVNDQQQAVVLTFGKVTNVVGAGIHFKLPDPIQSVIKVPVQKTQKLELGYRSQSDGNYISIDQESKMITGDFNIINIDFFIEWKISDPQKYLFSSADPEGILRNTSLSAARSVVGSSTIDEVLTSGKVAIQSEIKEKIMSCLDEYDIGIQVIDVKVQDSEPPTDAVKQAFQNVENAKQSKETAINEANKYKNSELPKAQAEADKIIKNAESKKETRINEAKGQVAKFQKMYDEYKNYKDITKKRLYLEAMEELLPGITVYIENTSGQIQKILPLKPFNDKGDN